Genomic segment of Ignavibacteriales bacterium:
CCCAGCCGCAAAACTCAGCCAGTCCTACAGAACCAGTATCTACTACAGGAGATATTATTCCCCCCTGGGTCGTTTCGATGAAATCGCTTTCGAACACTCAAATAGAGATACTTTTTAGCGAACCGCTTGACTTACTCGCTGCATCAACGCTATCGAATTATCTTATTTCTAAATCAATTAATGTCCTGCAAGCGAATCGTGACCTTACAAACCTTGCAAAGGTCGTTTTAACGACTTCATTGATGGCGAATGATACGTACTCGCTCACGATTCAAAATATTAAAGATACAACAGGGAATACCATGCCTTCGCGTGTGATGGCATTTAGTGTTGGTGTTCTCACCATTGCGCAAGCGCGTGCTGTTGGTGCCGGATTATCGATGCGTGTCCGCGGTATTATTACAGCGGGGAATATTGAATTCTCAGGACCGCCGGCATATATGCAAGACAGCACTGGAGGATTGGCTGTCTTTAGCTATAACTTAACCGCCAAGGTAGGCGATATTTGGGAAGTTAGCGGTACGCTCAAAGATTATAATGGTCTATTAGAAATCGATCCGCTCACGGATTCTATCAAGATCAGTTCCAATAATCCACTCCCTGTGCCTATACAAACAAACTCTACGTTTCTGAATGAATCGGTGGAATCACAATTGATTCGTGTGAACAAAGTGAAGTTTGATGCTGTTGGGCGGTTTGCTACAGCTGTCGATAGCGTTTATACGGCTGGTGATGCATTTGGTCCGCTGACCGTATATGTCAGCAGAGGATCCAATATTGTCGGAACTGATATCCCGACAGATTCCGTAAATCTTATCGGTATTGTCAATGAGCGCAATGGTGTTTATCGTTTGCTTCCCAGAACACTTGCGGATATTAATGTTATCGATCCGCCATCATCTCAAACTTGGTTGGATATTAATATTGCCCGCTCACAAGCGACCGGAGCTATGGTGAAAGTGCGTGGAGTTGTCACGTACGCACAACCTTCTAAATTAACGGCAAAGACAATCTTCATTCAGGATTTCTCTGGTGGAATTTGTGCGTACGATCAGAAAACTGATACGCTCCAACTGGGTGATTCAGTTGAAGTGAAAGGTGTGTTGACACCATACAACGGTTTGTTAGAATTACAGCCAGTCGATTCTGTTAAGCTTTTTGCACGCGGGCTTCCATTGCCGGCATCGAAGGTTATTACACTTGCTCAAGCATCAGAGGCATACGAATCACAGTTTATAAAAATAAATGGCGTGCGTTTTGTGGAATCCGGTAACTTCTCCGGCGGCACTTCAGGCACCACCTATAATGTCACCGACGGAACAACACAATTGAATGTACGAATTCCTTTTGGTTCCGCGCTCGATGGAAAACTCATTCCGCTTGGATTACTTGATGTCGTCGGTGTATTAGGGCAGTTCAATACGGCGTATCAACTCACGCCTCGAACCTTAGAGGACTTAATTGTCTATCCGGGACCGCAAATTACATCTTTACCGGCTATCACTTCCTTGACTGATTCGAGTTTTACGATTAGTTGGTCGACATTCTTTAATGGCAACTCAATCGTGTATTACGGACCGACAAAGAATTTGGGAGACTCGGTGGTAAATGTCACTCAGACAACCAGCCATTCTGTAACTGTGTCGCGATTGAAGTCAGGTCGAATCTATTATTATCAGGTCTTTTCGGCAGATTCATTGGGCACCGCTGCGTCATTTATCGCTGCTCAGGTGACGACATCTTCTGCAAGTTCCGGACAGATGAATGTCTATTTCAATTACTCTATTGATGCCAGTTTAGGTCTCGTACCTCTCGCAAATGGAAATGCGGATTTACTTGGTAAGCTGCTGGAACGAATTTCTAACACAAAAAATACTATTGATCTTGCAGTTTATTCATTTGATGATTTTGGAGGCGGACCCCCATGGGTGGCAAATAGAATCGCCGATTCTCTCATTGCCGCACACCACCGTGGTGTGAAAGTGCGCGTGGTTTTTGATAATAAGAGTTCATCTCCGATGAGCCGCCTGGAAGCAGATGGCATCAATGTGATGAAACGGAGCGTGCCGGGTATCGATGGCGGTATTATGCACAATAAATATTTTGTGTTTGATGGGAGAGATACAACCGACGCAACCGATGATTGGGTGATTACCGGATCATGGAATGTTACAAATAGCGGCACGTTGGAAGATGCACAGAATGCAGTATTTATTCAGGATCAATCGCTTGCCCGCATTTATACAGTTGAATTCGAAGAAATGTTTGGCAGTTCAACAGAGACAAAGAATCCTGTTCAAGCCCATTTTGGTCCCTACAAAACAGATAATACACCGCACGTGACATTTATTAAAGGTACGAAGGTGGAAAGTTACTTCAGCCCTTCGGACCATACCACTTCCGGCATTATTCGTGCACTCTCCTCTGCAGATAAAGATATTTTCTTCGGGGTGATGGCGTTTACACGATCTGATATTGCACAAACCTTGATCACAAAAAAGAATGTAGGAATAAAAGTACGCGGAATTATTAATGATCAATCGGGAAGTGTTCTGAGTACCTTACAGGCGGCAGGCGTCGATGCATTCGTGGCAAATCACAATACCGTCAAAGGGATTTTCCATCATAAATATGGGGTGATCGATCCGTTCAATGACGAAAGCGATCCCATGGTCATTACAGGCAGCCATAACTGGTCAACCAATGCTGAATCGGATAATGATGAAAATACACTCATAATTCATTCAGGAGCAATTGCCCGTCAGTACGCACAGGAATTTGCAAAACGATATAAAGAAAGCGGAGGCACCGGTGTCATTGTGGGAGTAGAAGAAACAAAGGGGAGTTTACCGGTACAATTTACTCTCTCGCAAAACTATCCGAATCCGTTTAACCCAACAACAACATTCCAATTCCAGATTCCTTTTTCCGGATTAGTTTCTATCAAAGTGTTTGATATTCTCGGTCGTGAAATTGTCGTTCTTATGAACGGAGTGAAATCTGCCGGTATATATCAGGTCACATGGAATGCATCAACATTGCCGAGCGGGATTTATTTCTATCGAGTGCAAGCGGGAACCAACATAGCAGTGAAGAAAGCGATATTGCTCAAGTAAGAATTAGTATCGTTTATTTCGAAGCCCAATCAGTGTTCAATTGATTGGGCTTTTCTTTTGTATCTGATGTTCCATTATTTTAGATTTTTATTGATTTTCATTTCAGAAATAATATCTCAGGAGGTTGTATGAAAAAGTACCAACTCGTAACCCTCGTATCTGTAGTATTGCTTACGTTAATCAATACATTTACTTATGCAAGCTATACTAATTGTACCGATACTCATTCGGCCAGTTTGAACAATTG
This window contains:
- a CDS encoding phospholipase D-like domain-containing protein, coding for MKYRMLLVVVMIFSIGIILSAQQANHIVISEVYGGGGNSSATLKNDFIELYNPTDAVVSLEGWSVHYMSSSATAFPSTVGTILSGSIAPKGYYLIQEAKGAGGTQNLPTPDATGGLALGASAGKVLLARASVPIISLTDPNLVDFVGYGGGTLFEGTGPAPAPSNTKSVERIASATSTAITMGIGGSEEFAGNGYDSNNNSADFITRTPQPQNSASPTEPVSTTGDIIPPWVVSMKSLSNTQIEILFSEPLDLLAASTLSNYLISKSINVLQANRDLTNLAKVVLTTSLMANDTYSLTIQNIKDTTGNTMPSRVMAFSVGVLTIAQARAVGAGLSMRVRGIITAGNIEFSGPPAYMQDSTGGLAVFSYNLTAKVGDIWEVSGTLKDYNGLLEIDPLTDSIKISSNNPLPVPIQTNSTFLNESVESQLIRVNKVKFDAVGRFATAVDSVYTAGDAFGPLTVYVSRGSNIVGTDIPTDSVNLIGIVNERNGVYRLLPRTLADINVIDPPSSQTWLDINIARSQATGAMVKVRGVVTYAQPSKLTAKTIFIQDFSGGICAYDQKTDTLQLGDSVEVKGVLTPYNGLLELQPVDSVKLFARGLPLPASKVITLAQASEAYESQFIKINGVRFVESGNFSGGTSGTTYNVTDGTTQLNVRIPFGSALDGKLIPLGLLDVVGVLGQFNTAYQLTPRTLEDLIVYPGPQITSLPAITSLTDSSFTISWSTFFNGNSIVYYGPTKNLGDSVVNVTQTTSHSVTVSRLKSGRIYYYQVFSADSLGTAASFIAAQVTTSSASSGQMNVYFNYSIDASLGLVPLANGNADLLGKLLERISNTKNTIDLAVYSFDDFGGGPPWVANRIADSLIAAHHRGVKVRVVFDNKSSSPMSRLEADGINVMKRSVPGIDGGIMHNKYFVFDGRDTTDATDDWVITGSWNVTNSGTLEDAQNAVFIQDQSLARIYTVEFEEMFGSSTETKNPVQAHFGPYKTDNTPHVTFIKGTKVESYFSPSDHTTSGIIRALSSADKDIFFGVMAFTRSDIAQTLITKKNVGIKVRGIINDQSGSVLSTLQAAGVDAFVANHNTVKGIFHHKYGVIDPFNDESDPMVITGSHNWSTNAESDNDENTLIIHSGAIARQYAQEFAKRYKESGGTGVIVGVEETKGSLPVQFTLSQNYPNPFNPTTTFQFQIPFSGLVSIKVFDILGREIVVLMNGVKSAGIYQVTWNASTLPSGIYFYRVQAGTNIAVKKAILLK